One window from the genome of Paenibacillus azoreducens encodes:
- a CDS encoding ABC1 kinase family protein has translation MAVRIRHTGRYREIAMALMRHGFGYMVEELGLFQLLSMPRRWVKHESPETKTLGERIRLVLEDLGPTFVKLGQLASTRSDLLPDSIIQELVKLQDQVPPFPSEAARSILAEELDMPVEEIFERFDDIPVAAASIGQVHLGRLKSGEEVAVKIQRPGALQTITRDLGILRNLMVLAEKRWEWARRYQMVRLVEEFSKSLLAEMDYSREGRNTEKIALQFQNDAHIFIPQIHWQYTSSRVMTMEYVEGVTLSQSEQLEESGFDLQLIAKRFVNAMLHQMFIEGFFHADPHPGNLLVRKDGSLAFLDFGMVGRLSEDMKHHLSELIIALMRKNTDSMVRAILRLGLLPEDNDMDSLRKDLGILRDEYYDIPFSEIGIGKALNDLFGVAQRHAIVMPPDLTLLGKALLTMEGVIQKLDPSLSIIDMAEPFGRKLARERFSARRLRGKLLGGAASLAEALLDIPAQTRQLSALISKGKLKVEISVPEMESLMRKLDQISNRLSFSIVLLAFSIIMVGLIIGSSMNRQSSILWHFPVIAIGFGVAFLMVVWLLYSIFKSGKF, from the coding sequence ATGGCGGTGCGTATCAGACATACCGGCCGCTACCGGGAGATCGCCATGGCGCTCATGCGTCATGGCTTTGGCTACATGGTGGAGGAATTGGGACTGTTCCAGCTGCTGTCCATGCCCCGGCGCTGGGTTAAACATGAGTCACCGGAAACCAAGACGCTTGGAGAGCGCATCCGGCTTGTTCTTGAGGATCTCGGCCCGACGTTTGTGAAGCTGGGGCAGCTTGCCAGCACGCGCTCGGATTTGCTGCCGGATTCCATCATCCAAGAGCTGGTGAAGCTGCAGGACCAGGTTCCTCCGTTTCCGTCGGAGGCTGCGCGAAGCATTTTGGCAGAAGAGCTGGATATGCCGGTCGAAGAGATTTTCGAACGGTTTGATGACATACCGGTGGCGGCCGCCTCTATTGGACAGGTTCATCTAGGCAGGCTGAAGTCCGGTGAAGAAGTAGCAGTGAAAATTCAACGTCCCGGCGCGCTGCAGACCATTACGCGGGATCTGGGCATCTTGCGGAACCTGATGGTGCTGGCGGAAAAGCGATGGGAATGGGCCCGACGTTATCAAATGGTCCGACTTGTAGAGGAATTCTCCAAATCCCTGCTGGCGGAAATGGACTACAGCCGGGAAGGACGCAATACGGAGAAAATCGCGCTGCAGTTTCAAAACGACGCGCATATTTTTATCCCGCAAATCCACTGGCAGTATACCTCTTCGCGTGTCATGACGATGGAATACGTGGAGGGCGTGACCCTAAGCCAGTCGGAGCAGCTGGAAGAGAGCGGTTTTGATCTGCAGCTTATCGCCAAGCGGTTTGTGAATGCCATGCTGCATCAGATGTTTATCGAGGGTTTTTTTCATGCCGATCCGCACCCCGGAAACTTATTGGTCCGGAAAGACGGCAGCTTGGCTTTTCTGGATTTCGGCATGGTCGGGCGACTTAGTGAAGACATGAAACATCATTTATCCGAACTCATTATCGCACTTATGCGTAAAAATACCGACAGCATGGTCCGGGCCATTTTGCGCCTTGGCTTGCTGCCGGAAGACAATGATATGGACTCTTTGCGCAAGGATCTGGGTATTTTACGCGACGAGTATTATGATATTCCGTTTTCTGAAATCGGCATCGGCAAGGCGCTTAATGATTTGTTTGGCGTTGCCCAGCGTCATGCCATCGTGATGCCTCCCGATTTGACGCTGCTCGGCAAAGCGCTGCTGACGATGGAAGGCGTCATTCAGAAGCTTGATCCCTCGCTCAGCATTATCGATATGGCCGAGCCTTTCGGACGCAAGCTTGCCAGGGAGCGGTTCAGCGCCCGCCGCCTGCGCGGCAAGCTGCTCGGCGGCGCGGCCAGCCTGGCCGAAGCGCTGCTGGATATTCCCGCCCAAACGAGACAGCTGTCCGCGCTGATCAGCAAAGGCAAGCTGAAGGTGGAAATCAGTGTTCCCGAGATGGAATCTTTGATGCGCAAGCTGGACCAGATCAGCAACAGGCTGTCGTTCAGCATTGTGCTGCTGGCCTTCAGCATCATCATGGTGGGGCTGATCATCGGCTCCTCGATGAACCGCCAATCCTCGATTCTATGGCATTTCCCGGTCATAGCTATCGGATTTGGCGTCGCATTTTTGATGGTGGTGTGGCTGCTATACTCTATTTTTAAGTCGGGAAAGTTTTGA
- a CDS encoding DEAD/DEAH box helicase, translating to MPNFIELGLQDQWVAALRENGIAVPTPVQMETIPLLLAGQDVIARARTGSGKTLAFLLPIMQKLDPARAYPQALIIAPTRELALQITEEARKLARGTEIRILAVYGGQDVDKQLRKLEGGRHLIIGTPGRLNDHLRRGTLELGGVKTLVLDEADQMLHMGFLDEVEALIQALPHKRQTLLYSATMPAEIKRLASFYTRDAVDVTVKAEKSPVPLQHIRQLAVEVTDRTKQQALVSMIETYRPFLAIIFCRTKRRASTLNSALLEQGYASDELHGDLSQAKREQVMKRFREAKLQLLVATDVAARGLDVEGVTHVFNYDIPHEVDSYIHRIGRTGRAGGKGMAITLVSPRDKGELQRIEQGINHTIERRRYEKDGEIVEAGASRASAVSPGRGGRKEPDRRRGQQRPSPGGRRGQGAGDKPPGQRQSRSEDKGSRSSSRKGDARGGAGRGAEGSSRGQGRSGRGAQSGGRRGGRSGRK from the coding sequence TTGCCAAATTTTATAGAGCTTGGCTTACAGGATCAATGGGTGGCGGCACTTAGGGAGAACGGCATCGCCGTGCCTACGCCGGTACAGATGGAGACGATTCCGCTGCTGTTGGCGGGCCAAGACGTGATTGCCCGTGCGCGGACAGGAAGCGGGAAAACGCTCGCTTTCCTGCTGCCGATCATGCAAAAGCTGGATCCGGCCCGCGCTTATCCGCAGGCCCTGATCATTGCGCCGACACGCGAGCTGGCGCTGCAAATTACCGAGGAGGCGCGGAAGCTTGCCCGGGGAACGGAGATCCGGATATTGGCCGTATACGGAGGCCAGGATGTAGACAAGCAGCTGCGCAAGCTGGAGGGCGGGCGCCATCTGATCATCGGTACGCCGGGCCGGTTGAACGACCATTTACGGCGGGGCACCCTTGAGCTTGGCGGCGTGAAGACGCTGGTGCTTGACGAAGCGGATCAGATGCTGCATATGGGCTTCCTGGACGAAGTTGAAGCGCTGATTCAGGCGCTGCCCCACAAACGGCAGACGCTGCTGTACTCCGCGACGATGCCGGCCGAAATCAAGCGGTTGGCTTCCTTTTACACCCGCGATGCTGTGGACGTGACCGTCAAAGCGGAGAAGTCGCCGGTGCCGCTGCAGCATATCCGCCAGCTGGCGGTCGAGGTGACAGACCGGACCAAGCAGCAGGCGCTGGTGTCCATGATTGAGACCTATCGGCCGTTTCTGGCCATTATTTTCTGCCGTACCAAGCGGCGGGCTTCGACGCTAAACTCCGCGCTGCTGGAGCAGGGATACGCTTCGGATGAACTGCATGGAGATTTGTCGCAAGCGAAGCGGGAGCAGGTCATGAAACGGTTTCGAGAGGCGAAGCTCCAGCTGTTGGTAGCCACGGATGTAGCGGCGCGGGGACTGGACGTTGAAGGCGTGACCCATGTCTTCAACTACGATATCCCGCATGAAGTTGACAGCTATATCCACCGCATCGGCCGGACAGGCCGTGCCGGAGGAAAAGGAATGGCGATTACACTGGTATCGCCCCGGGACAAAGGCGAGCTGCAGCGCATTGAGCAGGGCATCAATCATACGATTGAACGCCGGCGGTATGAGAAAGACGGCGAAATCGTGGAGGCGGGCGCATCAAGAGCCTCCGCTGTCAGCCCGGGCAGAGGCGGGCGGAAGGAACCGGATCGCCGGCGCGGTCAGCAGCGGCCGTCACCCGGCGGTCGCCGCGGCCAAGGGGCCGGAGACAAGCCGCCCGGCCAAAGGCAATCCCGCAGCGAGGATAAAGGGTCACGCTCGTCTTCCCGCAAGGGAGATGCGCGCGGCGGGGCAGGACGCGGAGCCGAAGGCAGCAGCCGCGGTCAAGGCCGCAGCGGGCGCGGAGCCCAATCCGGCGGACGCCGGGGCGGCAGATCGGGACGGAAATAG
- a CDS encoding ThuA domain-containing protein — MYNKKSILLGDYTHPKFHPLQGVDAQVSHILNEVISVQCSENKNLLLLEHLKPFDLCICYFDLWDDQVSRQQTSGLLSYVSQGGGLLVLHNGLSLGNRRFELAQLLGGRFNGHPPIQTLSFRTKGEDAITAGVEPFELDEEPYQIEFDPFTEKEVLLEYKLGDTWHPAAWKHEYGLGRVVYFMPGHHEPTFLHPQVRKLILQAAAWAAHLPS, encoded by the coding sequence TTGTACAATAAAAAAAGCATTTTGCTTGGTGACTACACTCATCCGAAATTCCATCCTCTGCAAGGGGTGGATGCTCAAGTCAGCCATATATTAAACGAAGTGATTTCGGTACAGTGCAGCGAAAATAAAAACCTGTTGTTGCTGGAACATCTGAAGCCCTTTGATCTGTGCATATGTTATTTCGATCTTTGGGACGATCAAGTGTCCAGGCAGCAAACTTCCGGGCTGCTGTCTTATGTAAGCCAGGGGGGCGGCTTGCTTGTCCTCCATAACGGATTATCGCTGGGGAACCGCCGCTTCGAACTGGCCCAATTGTTGGGCGGCCGTTTTAATGGGCATCCGCCGATCCAGACGCTTTCTTTCCGCACGAAAGGGGAGGATGCGATCACGGCCGGCGTCGAACCGTTCGAGCTGGACGAAGAACCTTACCAAATCGAGTTCGACCCATTTACGGAGAAGGAGGTGCTGCTGGAATACAAGCTGGGCGATACTTGGCATCCGGCAGCCTGGAAACATGAATACGGGCTGGGCCGGGTCGTATACTTCATGCCCGGACACCATGAGCCCACGTTCCTGCACCCGCAGGTCCGCAAGCTGATTCTGCAGGCTGCTGCATGGGCGGCACATTTGCCAAGCTGA
- a CDS encoding phasin family protein, with amino-acid sequence MSDLLKKAISLGWGLTIVSKEKIEKTVEELVKRGELAPTESKELIERLVERGEEEKSQFKDYLREQIQRILTELHVPSENDVASLEQRIAALEKRIAELEETGGVINAETDNQ; translated from the coding sequence ATGAGTGATCTGTTGAAAAAGGCAATTTCGTTAGGATGGGGTCTTACGATAGTCAGCAAGGAGAAGATCGAAAAAACGGTTGAAGAGCTGGTCAAACGAGGAGAACTTGCGCCTACGGAATCCAAGGAGCTGATTGAACGGCTTGTCGAGCGCGGCGAAGAAGAGAAATCCCAATTCAAGGATTATTTGCGCGAGCAAATCCAGCGGATTTTAACAGAGCTTCATGTACCTTCCGAAAACGATGTGGCCAGCCTGGAACAGCGTATAGCCGCATTGGAAAAGCGGATTGCCGAACTCGAGGAAACCGGCGGGGTAATAAACGCCGAAACGGATAATCAATAA